CAGCGCGAACCGGTCGCTCGTGCCCCGGCGCTCACCCGCGGCTCCCGGACTGGAGTTCCAATCGCGCGTGTCCTCCGGGTTGCGCCAGGTGTTGCTCTCCTCCTGGAACTGGAAGCCCGCGGCCTGCACCTCGTCGCGCACCAACTGCTCGTCGATGCGGTGCAGCGTCTGGCCTTCCGTGATGCCCGTGCCCGGCTTCGCGCTGGAGTCGAGGATGACGTACACGCCGCCCGGCTTGAGCGCCTGGAACACCGCCGCGTTCATCTTCGCCCGGTCCACGCCCATCCATCCCGCGTCGTGGTAGATGATGTGGCTCACCACCGCGTCCAGCGTGCCGTTCAGCTCGGGCGGGAAGGGCGCGTCCAGCTCACGGTCCAGGCGCACCACGTTCTGGTTCACCGGCCGCGCCAGCCGCTCCTGCCACGGCTTCGCCGCGAACTTCTCCAGCACGACCTGGGGGTTCTCGCCGTACACCTTGCCCTCGGGCCCCACCGCGCGCGCCAGCAGCTCCGTGGTGTAGCCGCCACCCGTCATCAGCTCCGCCACGTGCATGCCGGGCTTCACGCCCACGAACTCCAGCAGGGCGGCCGGATGCCGGCCCGCGTCCAGCTTGCGATCCGCCTCCGTGCGGTCCGGCGCGTCCACCAGCGCCTGCGCGGACACGGCCGCCGCCTGCGCCTGGGTGGAGGACGCCGGAGCCGTGGGCGTCGAGTGGGAACAGCCCACGAGGGCCAGGAACGATGCCGCCATCAGTGCATTTCGCATGGGCAATCCATATCGCCCGCGACCGCGCCTGCCTTCCGAAAAGAAGGCCGCTGTCCGCTTGCGGGACGCCACGTGCCATGAGCGGACACCGCGCGTCCGTCCCCTGGGCCCTCGGCGCCGCTGCGCCGCCGTGGCGCTAGAGTTGCAACCGCCCCGGACCGACGCCATGTCCCAGCTCCTCCAAGACGCCCGCCTGTCGCTGCGCCGGATGCGCCGCGAGCCCGTGTTCACCTCGGTCGTGGTGGCCACGCTCGCGCTCGCCATCGGGGCCACCACCGCGGTCTTCAGCCTCGTGTACCAGGTGCTGCTCAAGCCCCTGCCGTACCCCGAACCCCAGGAGCTGCTGCGCCTCTACCAGTCCACGCCGCAGCGTGAGCGGGGCGGTGTGGCGTACTCGTACCTCCAGGCGTGGCGCGAACGCCCGGGCGCGTTCCAGGCCATCGAGGGCGTCACCTCCATGGACCAGACGCTGACCGGACCGGGCGCGGCGCAGCGGGTGCGCGCGGGGCTCGCGACCCCGGGCCTGCTGTCACTGCTGGGCGTGCGGCCCGCGCGTGGGCAGGACTTCGGACCGGAGTCCCAGGGGCCCGGGCGCGACCCGGCCGTGCTCGTGTCCCACGCCTTCTGGCGGAGCCACTTCGGTGGACGCGCGGACGTGGTGGGCCAGACGCTCACGCTGGATGGCGCGCCCCACGTCGTCCAGGGCGTGCTGCCCGCGTCGTTCCGCTTCTGGCCGGGCGTGGACCTGTGGAAGCCCCTGCCTCCCGCGCGCTCGAATCAGGCCTCGGAAGAGCTCTACCTGCGTGGCGTGGGCCGGTTGCGGCCGGGTGTCCCGCTGGAGCGCGCCCGCGCGGAGCTGGAGGAGCACTCGCGCGTCTGGGCCGCGACGCTGGGCGGAAATGAAGCGGTGCCCGGGGTGCGGCTGGTGCCGCTGCATGAGCAGGTGGTGGAGACCTCGCGCGAACAGCTGTGGCTGCTGGCCGGAGTGATGGCGCTGGTGCTGTGCGTGGCGTGCGCCAACGTGGCGAACCTGCTGCTCGCGCGCGCCAGTGCCCGGGAGCGCGAGGTGGCGGTGCGCGCCGCGCTGGGCGCGGACCGGGGACGTCTGGTGCGGCAGTTCCTGGTGGAGAGCGCGGTGCTGGCCCTGATGGGCGGCGCGGTGGGCCTGCTGCTGGCGTTGTGGGGGATGGACCTGCTGCGCGTGTTCGTCCCCGGCGAGGTCGTGTCGCCGGAGGAGCTCCGGCTGGAGCCGCACGTGCTCGCCATCGCGGCGGGCCTGTCCCTGACGACCAGCGTGCTCTTCGGCCTGGTGCCCGCGCTGCGCGCCTCCCGCGCGGAGGCGAAGGGGGCGCTCGGGGGGCTTCGCGGAGGGAAGGGCGCGACCGGGCCCATGCGGGCGCGGGCCGTGCTGGTGGTGGCGCAGGTCGCGCTGGCGCTCGTGCCGCTGGTGGGGGCGGGGCTGATGCTGCGCACGCTCCATGCGCTGCACACCGTGGCGCCGGGCTTCGACCCGCGAGGCGTCAGCGCGATGGACCTGTCCTTTCCCCGCGAGGCCTACGGGCGGAATGACACCCGCAGGCGACAGGTGAGCGCGGAGCTGCTGGCGCGGGTGCGGGCGTTGCCGTCGGTGCAGGCGGCGGGACTGGCCAGCACGCTGCCGCTGTGGAACCGCAACGGCTTCAGCGCGGTGGTGCTGCCCGGTGAGTCGGAGCCCGAGGCCCAGGCGCGCGAGCCCGTGAACTTCCGCGCGGTGAGCGACGGCTACTTCGCCACGCTGCGCATCCCGCTGAAAGAGGGCCGCGACGTGAGCGCCGCGGACGGCGCGGGCACGGCGCCGGTGATGGTGGTCAACGAGACCTTCGCGCGGCGCTTCCTGTCGAAGGGCTCCGCGTTGGGCCAGCGCGCGCGGCTGACGCTCGACGGCGAGCCGTTCCGGGAGGTGGTGGGCGTGGTGGGCGACGTGCACCACGCGAGCCTCGCGGAGGAGCCGCGCGCGGAGGTGTATCTGCCCATGGCGCAGTTCGAGGGCCTGTTCATGGTCATCGCCGTGCGCGCCACCCGGGACGCGCAGGCGCTGCTGCCCGCGCTGCGCGAACAGCTTCGCGCGGTGGATCCAGCCATGCCGCTCGTCCAGGTGCGCGACCTGGAGGCCGTGATGGAGGAGAGCCTGGGCCGCACGCGGGTGATGGGCGGCCTGCTCACGGCCATGGCGGTGCTCGCGCTGACGCTGGCGGGCGTGGGGCTGTACGGCGTGCTGGCGTACACGGTGAGCCAGCGCACGCGCGAGCTGGGCATCCGCATGGCGCTGGGCGCGACGGACCGGCAGGTGCTGTGGCTGGTGGTGGGGCAGGGACTGCGGCTGGCGGCGATCGGCGTGGGGGTGGGGCTCGTGGGGGCGGCGGTGCTCGCGCGCGGCCTCGCGGGGATGCTCTACGGCGTGGGCGCGCTGGACGCCCTGACGTTCGCAGGCGTGCCCCTGCTGCTGGGGGCCGTGGCGCTCGTGGCCAGCTGGCTGCCCGCACGCCGTGCGCTGCGCGTGACGCCCGCCATCGCGCTCCGGGCGGACGAATAGGGCTTCAGGACACGGTGTCGTAGGCGGGGGGCGCTTCCCTCGGCAGGTGGACCGTGAACGTCGTACCGGCCTCTTCGCTGGAGGCCACGCTCACGTGGCCCCCGTGCGCGCGCGCCACCTGCTGCACGATGTAGAGCCCCAGCCCCACGCTACGCGAGGACCGGCTTTCGTCATGGTGGCCGCGCCGCATGGCCTGGAAGAGCGTGGGCAGCATCTCCGGCGGAATGGGGCGGCCCCGGTTGTGGACCTCCAGCACCAGGTCGTCCCCCGCCTCGCGCGTGGACACCCGCACCGTGGCGCCCGGCTCGCCGTAGCGAAGGGCGTTGGTGACCAGGTTCTGCACCACCTGGCCCAGCCGCTCCTCGTCCCACGAGCCCAGGCCGTCGCCCTGTTGGTCCAGGACCACCTGCCGCTCCGGGAACGCCACCTGGACCTCCTCCAGCGCCCGGCGCGTGGCCTCGTGGAAGTCCATGCGGCGGCGGTGCACCGGCAGCCCTCCGCCCAGCCTCGCCTGGGTCACGTCCAGCAGGTCGCGGATGAGGCGGTTGGCGCGCTCGGCGCTGCTGATGATGCGGCCGGTGTTCTTCGTCGCGCGGTCCCCCAGGTCGTCACGCTGGAGCAGGGCATTCGCCGACAGGAGGATGGCGTTGAGCGGATTGCGCAGGTCGTGGCTGACGATGCCAATGAGCTGCTGTTCGAACTCCCGCTGCTCCCGCGCCTCCGCCTCGCGCCGGTGGCGTTCGGTGATGTCGCGGCTCACCGTGGCGATGCCGATGTCCTCGCCCGTCGCGGCGTCGCGCAGCATGAAGAAGTTGTAGTGCACGGGCACCGCCGCCCCGGTGCGGAAGTTGCGGAGGCGGAACTCGCCGTCCCAGCGCCCGTGCTCGCGCAGCCTGGGCAGGATGACGTCGCGCACGTAGGGGCGGTCCTCCGTCAGGAAGTAGTCGAACAGGTGCGTGCTCCGCACCGCCTCCGGCCCCTCCAGTCCCAGCATCCGCTGGCCCGCCTCGTTGATGAACAGCGCCCGTCCGTCCGGCCCGCCAATGCCGATGAGGTCCGAGGACTGCTCCACCACCGCGATCAGCTTCTCGCGCTCCCGCTCCGCCTGACGCTGCTCCCGGCGCGCCCGCGCCGCCGCGAGGTTGCCCTCCACGCGCGCCAGCAGCTCCCGCGCGGAGAACGGCTTCACCAGGTAGGCGGTGGCGCCCATGCGCAGGCCCTCCACCGTGGCCTCTTCGCCGGCGCGCGCGGACAGCAGGATGACGGGCACGTGCACCGTCGCCGGGTCCTCGCGCAGCCGCCGCAGGAGCCCGAAGCCATCCAGCTCCGGCATCATCACATCGCTGATGACGAGGTCCGGCATCCGGGCCCGGCAGACCTCCAGCGCCTCCAGCCCGTTCGCCGCGAGCGTCACCTCGAAGCGCTCCGACAGCAGCGAATGCACATACGCGCGCATGTCCGCGTTGTCGTCCGCGAACAGGACGTGGCCGCCCACGGTCCTTGTGAGGGGAGCGGGGGACGCGTCGACCGCGAGCATGGCTGGCATGCCCGCTGGCTCCGACCAGCCGGAAGCCTCTTCCAGGAACGCATCGAGGGTCGCGCCCGTCGGGACGCGCGCAGGCGTGGACGTGTTCTCGGTGGGGGCGGCCATGGAGGCCGCGTCCGCGGGCAGCGTCACCGTGAAGGTGCTGCCCTGGCCGGGGTGGCTCTCCGCCTGCACGTCGCCGCCATGCAGGCGCGCCAGCTCCCGCACCAGCGCGAGCCCGATGCCGCTGCCCTCGTAGCTGCGTCCCTGCGCGCCCTGCACGCGGTGGAAGCGGTCGAAGATGCGCGGCAGTTCCTCCGGCGGGATGCCCGTGCCGGTGTCCACCACGCGCAGCACCACCTGCGTTCCCCGCCAGCGCAGGCTCACGCGGATGCCGCCCTGGTGCGTGAACTTGAACGCGTTGGAGATGAGGTTGAGGAC
This DNA window, taken from Corallococcus coralloides DSM 2259, encodes the following:
- a CDS encoding class I SAM-dependent methyltransferase, whose translation is MRNALMAASFLALVGCSHSTPTAPASSTQAQAAAVSAQALVDAPDRTEADRKLDAGRHPAALLEFVGVKPGMHVAELMTGGGYTTELLARAVGPEGKVYGENPQVVLEKFAAKPWQERLARPVNQNVVRLDRELDAPFPPELNGTLDAVVSHIIYHDAGWMGVDRAKMNAAVFQALKPGGVYVILDSSAKPGTGITEGQTLHRIDEQLVRDEVQAAGFQFQEESNTWRNPEDTRDWNSSPGAAGERRGTSDRFALKFVKP
- a CDS encoding ABC transporter permease — encoded protein: MSQLLQDARLSLRRMRREPVFTSVVVATLALAIGATTAVFSLVYQVLLKPLPYPEPQELLRLYQSTPQRERGGVAYSYLQAWRERPGAFQAIEGVTSMDQTLTGPGAAQRVRAGLATPGLLSLLGVRPARGQDFGPESQGPGRDPAVLVSHAFWRSHFGGRADVVGQTLTLDGAPHVVQGVLPASFRFWPGVDLWKPLPPARSNQASEELYLRGVGRLRPGVPLERARAELEEHSRVWAATLGGNEAVPGVRLVPLHEQVVETSREQLWLLAGVMALVLCVACANVANLLLARASAREREVAVRAALGADRGRLVRQFLVESAVLALMGGAVGLLLALWGMDLLRVFVPGEVVSPEELRLEPHVLAIAAGLSLTTSVLFGLVPALRASRAEAKGALGGLRGGKGATGPMRARAVLVVAQVALALVPLVGAGLMLRTLHALHTVAPGFDPRGVSAMDLSFPREAYGRNDTRRRQVSAELLARVRALPSVQAAGLASTLPLWNRNGFSAVVLPGESEPEAQAREPVNFRAVSDGYFATLRIPLKEGRDVSAADGAGTAPVMVVNETFARRFLSKGSALGQRARLTLDGEPFREVVGVVGDVHHASLAEEPRAEVYLPMAQFEGLFMVIAVRATRDAQALLPALREQLRAVDPAMPLVQVRDLEAVMEESLGRTRVMGGLLTAMAVLALTLAGVGLYGVLAYTVSQRTRELGIRMALGATDRQVLWLVVGQGLRLAAIGVGVGLVGAAVLARGLAGMLYGVGALDALTFAGVPLLLGAVALVASWLPARRALRVTPAIALRADE
- a CDS encoding ATP-binding protein gives rise to the protein MGAVDEVLRGGGACGALLRQVDWAQTPLGPVETWPQSLRTAVGIVLASDYPLYVAWGPEFVQFYNDAYRPICGRTKHPAALGQAAPVTWPEVWHMLGPGWERMRRTGEAIFVNDLMMPLDRNGFVEECYFTYSHSPVRDESGDVAGIFAALKETTGQVVGTRRLDTLRELGASTSDRATTEDACREALRVIAAAPLDVPFALLYLVDDATGTARLAGTSGLTAGDALAPETLPLPDGPGEAGADWPLGAAASTGATFLWERLPGETGTVAVGPWPEGTASACVQPLPRVGHARPAGFLVTGLSRRLALDEKYRGFLELLARGVTTAISQARAREEDRRRAEALAALDRAKTDFFSNVSHEFRTPLALMLGPVEDGLQDPLEPLGPRQLERQRTVHRNGLRLLKLVNTLLEFSRIEAGRLHATAVPTDLAALTRGLASGFRSTVERAGLTLDVDCPPLPHPVKVDPEQWEKIVLNLISNAFKFTHQGGIRVSLRWRGTQVVLRVVDTGTGIPPEELPRIFDRFHRVQGAQGRSYEGSGIGLALVRELARLHGGDVQAESHPGQGSTFTVTLPADAASMAAPTENTSTPARVPTGATLDAFLEEASGWSEPAGMPAMLAVDASPAPLTRTVGGHVLFADDNADMRAYVHSLLSERFEVTLAANGLEALEVCRARMPDLVISDVMMPELDGFGLLRRLREDPATVHVPVILLSARAGEEATVEGLRMGATAYLVKPFSARELLARVEGNLAAARARREQRQAEREREKLIAVVEQSSDLIGIGGPDGRALFINEAGQRMLGLEGPEAVRSTHLFDYFLTEDRPYVRDVILPRLREHGRWDGEFRLRNFRTGAAVPVHYNFFMLRDAATGEDIGIATVSRDITERHRREAEAREQREFEQQLIGIVSHDLRNPLNAILLSANALLQRDDLGDRATKNTGRIISSAERANRLIRDLLDVTQARLGGGLPVHRRRMDFHEATRRALEEVQVAFPERQVVLDQQGDGLGSWDEERLGQVVQNLVTNALRYGEPGATVRVSTREAGDDLVLEVHNRGRPIPPEMLPTLFQAMRRGHHDESRSSRSVGLGLYIVQQVARAHGGHVSVASSEEAGTTFTVHLPREAPPAYDTVS